A region from the Anaerolineae bacterium genome encodes:
- the hypD gene encoding hydrogenase formation protein HypD produces MTIKHVEEYRDPEISRAIINRIKKISQRKIRLMEVCGTHTMSIFRNGIRALLPDSISLLSGPGCPVCVTDQKEIDAFIGLARADDVIIATFGDLIRVPGTDSSLQKELANGRDIRVVYSTFDSLEIARKNPDKKVVFLGVGFETTAPTIAATIISAKEANLDNFFVFSAHKIVPPALDALMQTKGVKIDGFILPGHVSVIIGTKAYLPFFEKHKMPCVIAGFEPSDILQSISILVEQIESNTPELINGYPRAVTFDGNKKAQKIMEDVFETVDVKWRGIGVIPKSGLKIRKRFSSFDAAEMIEFSAPESKDPKACACGEILTGLKLPPECPLYKKVCTPMDPVGPCMVSSEGTCAAYYRYHNG; encoded by the coding sequence AGCCAAAGAAAGATACGCTTGATGGAGGTTTGCGGCACTCATACGATGTCTATTTTTAGAAATGGCATCAGGGCTCTGTTGCCTGATTCAATTTCTCTTCTTTCAGGTCCAGGCTGTCCTGTATGTGTTACCGACCAGAAGGAGATAGATGCCTTTATAGGGCTTGCCAGGGCGGATGATGTTATTATCGCGACCTTTGGTGACCTTATAAGAGTTCCCGGGACAGATTCATCCCTTCAAAAGGAGCTGGCAAACGGCAGGGATATCCGTGTTGTATATTCCACATTTGACTCTCTTGAAATCGCAAGGAAAAATCCCGATAAAAAGGTGGTTTTCTTAGGCGTGGGCTTTGAAACAACAGCCCCGACCATAGCGGCCACCATAATTTCAGCAAAGGAGGCAAATCTTGATAACTTTTTTGTTTTTTCAGCCCACAAAATAGTTCCTCCTGCTCTTGACGCCTTGATGCAGACAAAAGGGGTGAAAATAGACGGCTTTATTCTGCCCGGACATGTTTCCGTAATTATCGGCACAAAGGCTTATCTTCCATTTTTTGAAAAGCATAAAATGCCATGCGTTATTGCCGGTTTTGAACCGTCGGATATATTGCAGTCCATATCGATACTGGTTGAACAGATAGAATCAAACACTCCGGAACTTATCAATGGATACCCCAGGGCGGTGACATTTGATGGAAACAAAAAAGCGCAGAAAATCATGGAGGATGTTTTTGAAACAGTTGACGTTAAATGGCGCGGTATAGGGGTAATACCAAAAAGCGGTTTAAAAATCAGAAAAAGGTTTTCTTCATTTGATGCAGCAGAGATGATTGAATTTTCAGCGCCTGAATCAAAAGATCCAAAGGCATGTGCTTGCGGTGAGATTCTTACAGGCCTGAAGTTACCCCCCGAGTGCCCTTTATATAAGAAGGTCTGCACACCCATGGATCCCGTAGGCCCGTGCATGGTGTCCAGCGAAGGAACATGCGCGGCATATTATAGATATCATAACGGGTAA
- the ppsA gene encoding phosphoenolpyruvate synthase, which yields MVEKHDDALILWFDNISINDIPMVGGKNASLGEMYQKLTSKGVAVPHGFAITAYAYQYLLKSAGIEDAIKDALAGLDTHNMKNLQERGKKARNIIRTAEFPDDLKQAIIEAYKKMEEEYGDNVDVAVRSSATAEDLPDASFAGQQETFLNIQGTDNLIDNCKKCFASLFTNRAISYRHDKGFGQFDVYLSIAVQKMIRSDSASSGVIFSIDTETGFKDAVFITASWGLGENVVQGAVNPDEYYVFKPTLKQGKRPIVGKRVGSKEIKMIYNTSGDGGEPVRNIDTTPEEQGSYVINDDEIIHLAKWACIIEDHYGKAMDIEWAKDGDGVNVGTGKLFILQARPETVHSQNTKRVMETYVLKETGNVLVTGQAVGAKIGQGCAHIIKDTAHIDEFKKGEILVTDMTDPDWEPIMKIAGAIVTNRGGRTCHAAIISRELGIPCVIGTVNGSEIIKTGAEITVSCAEGETAKIYEGLLKFEIDKIDLDSVPATRTMIMMNVGIPEKAFTECQIPNEGVGLAREEFIINSHIGIHPLALYYFDDLKAKAEKGDSELTEIVKKIEAKTTAYPDDKKQFFIDKLSEGVSRIGAGFYPKDVIVRLSDFKSNEYANLIGGTLYEPVESNPMIGWRGASRYYDKKYKPAFELECKALIKARNDMGLTNIKLMVPFCRTPEEGRRVIEVMKEFGLVQGENGLEVYVMCEIPSNVISADAFCDVFDGFSIGSNDLTQLTLGLDRDSDLVAHIFDERNEAVKTMVRMVIDVAKRRGKKIGICGQAPSDFPEFATFLVECGIDSMSLIPDTVIKTRLAVAAKEKELGIKAD from the coding sequence ATGGTAGAAAAACATGATGATGCTTTAATTCTCTGGTTTGATAATATTTCCATCAATGACATTCCCATGGTTGGCGGGAAAAACGCTTCACTTGGGGAGATGTATCAAAAACTTACCTCCAAAGGAGTGGCTGTGCCGCACGGCTTTGCAATCACCGCGTATGCATATCAGTACCTTCTTAAATCAGCAGGCATTGAAGATGCCATAAAAGATGCGCTGGCCGGACTGGATACACATAACATGAAAAATCTCCAGGAGCGGGGCAAAAAAGCCAGAAATATCATACGCACTGCCGAGTTCCCGGACGATCTCAAGCAGGCTATTATTGAAGCATACAAAAAAATGGAAGAAGAATACGGCGACAATGTAGACGTGGCTGTCCGGTCATCCGCTACCGCAGAGGATCTGCCTGACGCGTCCTTTGCCGGCCAGCAGGAAACCTTCCTTAATATCCAGGGCACTGACAATCTCATTGACAATTGCAAAAAATGCTTTGCCAGCCTGTTTACAAACCGCGCCATTTCATACAGACATGATAAAGGATTCGGCCAGTTTGACGTATATCTCTCTATTGCGGTTCAAAAGATGATCCGAAGCGATTCCGCCTCTTCCGGAGTTATATTCTCCATTGACACGGAAACCGGTTTTAAGGACGCGGTTTTTATTACCGCTTCATGGGGCCTTGGCGAAAATGTTGTGCAGGGCGCTGTCAATCCGGATGAATATTATGTGTTTAAGCCGACTTTAAAACAAGGCAAAAGACCTATAGTCGGTAAAAGGGTGGGAAGTAAAGAAATCAAGATGATATATAATACATCCGGTGATGGCGGGGAGCCGGTCAGGAATATTGATACCACACCTGAAGAACAGGGAAGTTATGTAATAAATGATGATGAAATCATCCATCTCGCCAAATGGGCCTGCATTATCGAAGATCATTATGGGAAAGCCATGGACATTGAATGGGCCAAAGACGGTGATGGCGTTAATGTCGGCACAGGCAAACTTTTTATCCTCCAGGCAAGGCCGGAAACCGTTCATTCACAAAACACAAAAAGGGTCATGGAAACTTATGTGCTCAAAGAAACCGGCAATGTTCTTGTAACCGGACAGGCTGTGGGAGCCAAGATCGGCCAGGGCTGTGCCCATATTATTAAAGATACGGCCCATATAGATGAATTTAAGAAAGGTGAAATTCTGGTTACCGACATGACGGATCCTGACTGGGAGCCGATAATGAAAATAGCCGGCGCTATTGTAACCAACCGTGGCGGACGAACCTGCCATGCGGCGATCATCTCCCGTGAGCTGGGAATCCCGTGCGTAATAGGCACTGTGAACGGATCGGAGATTATCAAAACCGGCGCAGAGATTACCGTTTCCTGCGCGGAAGGTGAAACAGCCAAAATATATGAGGGGCTTTTAAAATTCGAAATAGATAAAATCGATCTTGATTCAGTGCCTGCAACCAGGACCATGATCATGATGAATGTCGGAATCCCGGAAAAGGCCTTCACCGAATGCCAGATCCCCAATGAAGGGGTGGGGCTTGCCAGAGAGGAATTCATTATTAATTCACATATCGGAATTCATCCGCTGGCTCTGTATTACTTTGATGATCTCAAAGCCAAAGCCGAGAAAGGCGACAGTGAACTAACAGAAATTGTAAAAAAGATCGAAGCTAAAACCACGGCTTACCCGGACGACAAGAAACAGTTTTTTATAGATAAACTTTCTGAGGGTGTCAGCCGCATAGGAGCGGGCTTCTATCCAAAGGACGTAATTGTCCGGCTGTCTGATTTTAAAAGCAATGAGTACGCCAATCTGATCGGCGGCACCTTATATGAACCCGTAGAAAGCAATCCCATGATCGGCTGGAGAGGGGCATCCCGTTATTATGACAAGAAATACAAACCAGCCTTTGAGCTTGAATGCAAAGCTCTGATCAAGGCGCGCAACGATATGGGCCTGACCAACATTAAATTGATGGTGCCGTTCTGCAGGACGCCTGAAGAAGGACGCAGGGTAATTGAGGTTATGAAGGAATTCGGTCTTGTTCAGGGTGAAAATGGTCTTGAAGTATATGTGATGTGCGAGATACCCAGCAACGTAATCTCAGCAGATGCCTTCTGTGATGTCTTTGACGGGTTCTCTATCGGCTCCAACGACTTAACCCAGCTTACCCTGGGTCTGGATCGCGATTCAGACCTTGTCGCCCATATATTTGACGAACGTAACGAAGCCGTTAAAACCATGGTGCGCATGGTCATTGATGTTGCCAAACGACGCGGCAAAAAGATCGGGATATGCGGCCAGGCTCCAAGTGATTTCCCTGAATTTGCCACATTCCTCGTTGAATGCGGCATAGATTCCATGAGCCTTATTCCTGACACTGTTATTAAAACAAGGCTGGCTGTGGCAGCAAAAGAAAAAGAATTAGGCATCAAGGCCGATTAG